The following are encoded together in the Pectinophora gossypiella chromosome 14, ilPecGoss1.1, whole genome shotgun sequence genome:
- the LOC126372687 gene encoding cilia- and flagella-associated protein 100-like, which produces MESAVKKTVKKETKKVVPGVKLPPIEPVPDDDVRTILEIDPDFYSLIQGRPIRQNKSISKYKQDIKDLALKRTLHGYLVDEIIRIEREIETERNVYETAYKHFEECQHSFDKFLAYDNDKTIIIMKKSDNFAKNLANEIEEHKKISYELASIKSKLQYIDETLLILLSFENFLHKAAPILWQESNNVKLDTKHTEIITKESDIFSKVDVNFVKERLSELAVPRLYFETPNQLLTIFDLLEKQNLNYLLVTEELNSEKNKFLKTKDALKTLLYQELEQIQKKIQEIEEIITWNEDREAEVKEVFFRILGEKIKYIVSSQLALELLNYVEYAYELLITPNDTKLGTLEMTLALEGEYNNLMLGLSVFDLDMVKQIEKEIYEEGDLQIKQAKAAHKLLEDVNKLNRRLKSSYEPSRRKKSDY; this is translated from the exons ATGGAGAGTGCAGTAAAAAAAACAGTGaaaaaagaaacgaaaaaaGTAGTCCCAGGTGTGAAACTTCCACCGATCGAACCAGTACCAGATGACGATGTAAGGACCATCCTAGAAATCGATCCTGACTTCTATTCGCTGATTCAAGGTCGACCTATCAGACAGAATAAGTCTATCTCAAAGTACAAACAGGATATTAAAGATCTGGCTTTGAAAAGGACTCTTCATGGTTATCTCGTTGATGAGATTATAAGGAttgaaagagaaatagaaacTGAAAGAAATGTATACGAAACAGCTTACAAACACTTCGAAGAATGTCAGCACAGCTTCGATAAATTCCTTGCTTATGACAACGAcaaaactataattataatgaaaaagtCTGACAATTTTGCGAAAAATCTGGCAAATGAGATAGAAGAACATAAGAAAATAAGTTACGAGCTGGCTTCTATTAAGTCAAAGTTGCAGTATATTGACGAAACGCTGTTGATTTTATTGTCTTTCGAGAATTTTCTCCATAAAGCTGCGCCTATTTTATGGCAGGAAAGTAACAATGTTAAATTGGATACAAAGCACACAGAGATAATTACAAAGGAGAGTGACATTTTCTCTAAAGTTGATGTGAACTTTGTAAAAGAACGACTAAGCGAACTGGCTGTTCCCAGATTGTATTTTGAAACTCCTAATCAGTTACTCACCATTTTCGATTTGCTTGAAAAACAAAACCTAAACTATTTGTTAGTAACTGAAGAACTAAATTCTgagaaaaataagtttttgaaAACGAAGGATGCTCTAAAAACTCTTTTATATCAAGAGTTAGAACAAATTCAAAAGAAG ATACAAGAGATTGAGGAAATTATAACTTGGAATGAAGATCGCGAAGCCGAAGTGAAAGAAGTATTCTTCAGGATTTTGggtgaaaaaattaaatatatagtATCGTCCCAATTGGCTCTGGAGCTTTTAAACTACGTAGAATATGCATATGAACTGTTGATTACCCCGAACGATACCAAATTAGGGACTTTGGAGATGACTCTGGCTCTCGAAGGCGAGTACAATAATCTGATGCTGGGTTTGTCAGTGTTTGACTTAGATATGGtaaaacaaattgaaaaagaGATTTACGAGGAAGGTGATCTACAGATAAAACAAGCCAAAGCAGCCCATAAATTGCTTGAAGAtgtcaataaattaaatagacgaCTGAAATCTTCTTACGAACCAtctagaagaaaaaaaagtgaTTATTAA